In a genomic window of Acidimicrobiales bacterium:
- a CDS encoding FAD-dependent oxidoreductase — MTTANSSDNVTHLRRTGGSAPAPITVVGGGLAGLIASIAAVDAGASSVRLVEAHAGLGGTARSTPGPWIANLGPHALYTTTGLWTWLVDHDLLPPVVTPSTVRARFRWQGRRRVMPPLARQLPRFRQHLASAPVDQSFREWTSSFLPDETVAALWGAAGVLTFDADPGRLSARFVADRFEQIALHAKPVARYVAGGWSALVASLAAAARDRGVLIQTGEHVAELPSSGPVIVGVGAQSAARLLGDDELAPRGTRTALLDVGLRHRWDDPSAVVDLDLAGFATRVTSVLPDLAPDRDELVQLLVGLEPGVALADGVATLEGLLDDTFGGWRDREVWRRRSVVEHRSGALDLPGHTWRDRPAVDRGDDVFVCGDQMAAPGHLAEVSWASALEAAKLAVAASHVRSVAVP, encoded by the coding sequence ATGACCACCGCGAACTCCTCCGACAACGTGACCCACCTCCGCCGCACGGGCGGTTCCGCTCCGGCACCCATCACCGTGGTCGGCGGCGGCCTCGCCGGGCTGATCGCGAGCATCGCAGCTGTCGACGCCGGCGCGTCGAGTGTGCGACTCGTCGAGGCCCACGCGGGCCTGGGCGGGACGGCCCGCTCCACTCCGGGACCGTGGATCGCCAACCTTGGCCCGCACGCGCTCTACACCACCACTGGCCTGTGGACCTGGCTCGTCGACCACGACCTCCTGCCCCCGGTCGTCACGCCGAGCACGGTACGGGCCCGCTTTCGCTGGCAGGGTCGCCGGCGGGTCATGCCGCCGTTGGCCCGCCAGCTCCCCCGCTTCCGTCAGCATCTCGCCAGCGCACCGGTCGACCAGTCGTTCCGCGAGTGGACCAGCAGCTTCCTGCCCGACGAGACCGTCGCCGCGCTGTGGGGGGCCGCTGGCGTGTTGACCTTCGACGCCGACCCCGGTCGGCTGTCGGCCAGGTTCGTGGCCGACCGCTTCGAGCAGATCGCCCTGCACGCCAAGCCGGTGGCGCGCTACGTGGCCGGCGGTTGGTCCGCGCTGGTGGCCAGCCTCGCCGCAGCGGCGCGCGACCGTGGCGTGCTCATCCAGACCGGCGAGCACGTGGCCGAGCTGCCCAGCAGTGGACCCGTCATCGTGGGGGTCGGCGCCCAGTCGGCCGCGCGCCTGCTCGGCGACGACGAGCTCGCGCCGCGAGGGACGCGCACGGCCCTGCTCGACGTCGGCCTCCGCCATCGTTGGGACGACCCGAGTGCGGTCGTCGACCTCGACCTCGCCGGCTTCGCCACCCGCGTCACGTCGGTCCTGCCCGACCTGGCACCCGACCGCGACGAACTGGTGCAGCTGCTGGTGGGATTGGAGCCAGGCGTGGCGCTCGCCGACGGGGTGGCCACGCTCGAGGGGCTGCTCGACGACACGTTCGGCGGCTGGCGCGACCGGGAGGTCTGGCGGCGTAGGTCGGTGGTGGAGCACCGCTCAGGCGCGCTCGACCTGCCGGGACACACTTGGCGTGACCGGCCCGCGGTCGACCGAGGCGACGACGTGTTCGTGTGCGGCGACCAGATGGCCGCGCCTGGCCACCTCGCCGAGGTGTCGTGGGCCAGTGCGCTCGAGGCGGCAAAACTCGCCGTGGCCGCGTCGCACGTGCGGTCCGTCGCCGTGCCCTGA
- a CDS encoding DUF6636 domain-containing protein: protein MQREWRRSRVLAAATALAVAVVIGAGCSGGSGGLGTSGSSSSTSPARAGSTAGSTPVTDGSTTTQRSSTSTTPVDAGDHGPDYFTSPSKNIGCYLDAAQVRCDVGDKTWTAPPPDTPCPLDYGHGVLMEAGKAPVFSCAGDTTLGGPDVLAYGQTAQRGHLVCASTEGGMTCSDLTSGHSFTVARESYALH, encoded by the coding sequence GTGCAGCGCGAGTGGCGGCGGTCGCGGGTCCTGGCAGCGGCGACGGCCTTGGCCGTCGCGGTGGTCATCGGGGCGGGGTGCAGCGGCGGCAGTGGTGGGCTCGGCACGTCGGGCTCGTCGTCGTCGACTTCGCCGGCCCGCGCCGGGTCCACCGCGGGATCGACTCCGGTGACCGACGGGTCCACCACGACTCAACGGTCATCGACGTCGACCACGCCCGTCGATGCCGGCGACCACGGCCCTGATTACTTCACGTCACCGTCGAAGAACATCGGCTGTTACCTCGACGCCGCGCAAGTGCGCTGCGACGTCGGGGACAAGACCTGGACGGCGCCGCCCCCCGACACGCCGTGCCCGCTCGATTACGGCCACGGGGTGCTGATGGAGGCGGGCAAGGCCCCCGTCTTCAGCTGCGCGGGCGACACCACCCTCGGCGGGCCGGACGTGCTGGCGTACGGCCAGACCGCACAGCGCGGCCACTTGGTGTGCGCGTCGACCGAAGGCGGCATGACGTGCAGCGATCTCACGTCGGGTCACAGCTTCACCGTCGCCCGCGAGAGCTACGCGCTGCACTGA
- a CDS encoding sigma-70 family RNA polymerase sigma factor: MDEPAGGWEPLIRRAGRGDPLAQDRLVRVLSPYVARVCGAIALQHGDDAMQETFIAILRGVGGVRHPAAFPGWVRRIAVRESIRVAQRATKVVPIDPEAPGFAESAAAATLPDPSTVLDVRATLAALQPAHRAILVLRDLEGWTEEQVAEVLDIAPGTAKSRLHRARTAFSRRWTA; encoded by the coding sequence ATGGACGAGCCCGCCGGCGGCTGGGAGCCGCTGATCCGCCGCGCCGGTCGCGGCGATCCGCTCGCGCAGGACCGTCTGGTCCGGGTGCTGAGCCCGTACGTCGCGCGCGTCTGTGGCGCGATCGCGCTGCAGCACGGCGACGACGCCATGCAGGAGACGTTCATCGCGATCCTCCGTGGTGTCGGCGGGGTGCGGCACCCGGCCGCGTTCCCCGGTTGGGTGCGGCGGATCGCGGTGCGCGAGTCGATTCGGGTTGCGCAGCGCGCCACGAAAGTCGTGCCCATAGACCCCGAGGCGCCCGGCTTCGCCGAGTCCGCCGCCGCCGCAACGCTGCCCGACCCCTCGACGGTGCTCGACGTGCGCGCCACGCTGGCCGCGCTGCAACCGGCACACCGCGCCATCCTCGTGTTGCGCGACCTCGAAGGTTGGACCGAGGAGCAAGTCGCCGAAGTGCTCGACATCGCGCCCGGCACGGCCAAGTCGCGCCTCCATCGGGCTCGCACTGCGTTCTCCAGGAGGTGGACGGCATGA
- a CDS encoding plastocyanin/azurin family copper-binding protein — protein sequence MADRVADRLADPRAGTAGLVRHRVLVAFVVVTSLVFVPALVAACGSSSKGSADSGATDTTAEPAGFGTPVSEPGSSVTIDAIDNDFEPKNIEIHAGTKVTFTNKGRNQHDVVAVDPAKFDFGIDESKFAPGDSETFTFAKPGVYPYYCSLHATATVGDMRGQVIVK from the coding sequence ATGGCCGATCGAGTGGCCGATCGCCTAGCTGATCCGCGTGCGGGTACGGCTGGCCTGGTCCGGCACCGAGTGCTCGTCGCGTTCGTCGTGGTGACCTCGCTGGTGTTCGTGCCGGCGTTGGTGGCCGCCTGCGGGTCGAGCTCGAAGGGCTCGGCAGACTCAGGCGCCACCGACACGACCGCCGAGCCGGCAGGGTTCGGTACGCCGGTCAGCGAGCCCGGCTCGTCGGTGACGATCGACGCGATCGACAACGACTTCGAACCGAAGAACATCGAGATCCACGCCGGCACCAAGGTCACGTTCACCAACAAGGGCCGCAACCAGCACGACGTGGTGGCCGTCGATCCCGCCAAGTTCGACTTCGGGATCGACGAATCGAAGTTCGCACCCGGCGACAGCGAGACATTCACCTTCGCCAAGCCGGGCGTCTACCCGTACTACTGCTCGCTGCACGCCACGGCCACGGTGGGCGACATGCGGGGACAGGTCATCGTCAAGTGA
- a CDS encoding GNAT family N-acetyltransferase has protein sequence MSAASGAGAAGAESSPARLGTRDEIGAVAHALAMAFHDDPIWAWLTDDRMRQRPERAVPFFRTEARHYHKLDGCWTNDAQQGGALWAPPGRWKLGFVGILGLAPASLRLFGVRMPRALSSLDQIDKRHPTEPHYYLGFLGTHPDHQGRGVGSSLLAPTLARCDADGLPAYLESSKESNVPFYERHGFEVTETHDFPDGPRIWLMWREPRPPEA, from the coding sequence ATGAGCGCGGCAAGCGGCGCCGGCGCCGCGGGAGCGGAGTCCTCCCCCGCCCGGCTCGGCACGCGCGACGAAATCGGCGCGGTGGCCCACGCGTTGGCGATGGCGTTCCACGATGACCCGATCTGGGCGTGGCTCACCGACGACCGGATGCGCCAGCGCCCCGAGCGTGCGGTGCCGTTCTTCCGCACCGAGGCTCGGCACTATCACAAGCTCGACGGCTGCTGGACCAACGACGCGCAACAAGGCGGCGCGCTGTGGGCGCCGCCGGGACGCTGGAAGCTGGGGTTCGTCGGCATCCTCGGCCTGGCGCCCGCGTCGCTCCGCTTGTTCGGCGTCCGCATGCCGCGGGCACTGTCGAGCCTCGACCAGATCGACAAGCGCCACCCCACCGAACCGCACTACTACCTCGGGTTCCTCGGCACGCACCCCGATCACCAAGGCCGCGGCGTCGGCTCGTCGCTGCTGGCGCCGACGCTGGCGCGCTGCGACGCCGATGGCCTACCTGCGTATCTGGAGTCCTCGAAGGAGTCGAACGTGCCGTTCTACGAGCGGCACGGCTTCGAGGTGACCGAGACCCACGATTTCCCCGACGGGCCTCGCATCTGGCTGATGTGGCGCGAGCCCCGGCCGCCGGAGGCGTGA
- a CDS encoding ATP-dependent DNA ligase gives MDLPVMPPLDPMLAKAAPDVPDDAEASWRYEPKWDGFRCIVYRDGDDVALGSRSTKPLTRYFPEMVAAVKAALPPRCVLDGELVVTGPHGLDWDALGNRIHPAESRINRLAAETPSSLVAFDLLAIGDEDCRPLGFDQRRAFLESVLDAVPSGDTRVHLTPITSSADEARDWFERFEGAGLDGVVAKRGDLCYRPGERAMVKVKHERTADCVVAGYRLHKSGDGPGSLLLGLYDNDGTLHHVGVASSFSAARRKALVAELEPWATNTLDGHPWAGWIEAQTAAVASGARLPGGVSRWTGTKDLSWVPLKMGLVAEVSFTQLQGDPSGSWGPPARFRATARFKRWRPDREPESCRYDQLDVAPPIELRQIFAAGQQ, from the coding sequence GTGGATCTCCCCGTGATGCCGCCGCTCGACCCGATGCTGGCCAAGGCGGCGCCCGACGTACCCGACGATGCCGAAGCCAGCTGGCGCTACGAGCCGAAGTGGGACGGCTTCCGTTGCATCGTCTACCGCGACGGCGACGATGTCGCCCTCGGCAGTCGCTCGACCAAGCCGCTCACGCGTTACTTCCCGGAGATGGTCGCGGCCGTGAAGGCAGCGCTCCCGCCGCGGTGCGTCCTCGACGGCGAGCTCGTGGTCACCGGCCCACACGGCCTCGACTGGGACGCGCTCGGCAATCGCATCCACCCTGCCGAGTCGCGCATCAACCGGCTGGCTGCGGAGACCCCGTCGTCGTTGGTGGCCTTCGACCTGCTCGCCATCGGCGACGAGGACTGCCGACCGCTCGGGTTCGACCAGCGACGTGCGTTTCTCGAGTCGGTCCTCGACGCGGTCCCGTCGGGGGACACCAGAGTGCACCTCACCCCGATCACGTCGTCGGCCGACGAAGCCCGCGACTGGTTCGAACGGTTCGAAGGTGCGGGGCTCGACGGGGTCGTGGCCAAGCGCGGCGACCTCTGCTACCGGCCCGGGGAGCGGGCGATGGTCAAGGTCAAACACGAGCGGACGGCCGACTGTGTGGTGGCGGGGTACCGGCTCCACAAGTCCGGTGACGGCCCCGGCTCGTTGCTGCTCGGCCTGTACGACAACGACGGCACCCTGCACCACGTGGGCGTGGCGTCGTCGTTCTCGGCGGCCCGCCGCAAGGCCCTCGTCGCCGAGCTCGAACCGTGGGCCACCAACACCCTCGACGGCCACCCGTGGGCCGGGTGGATCGAGGCGCAGACCGCAGCGGTCGCCAGCGGCGCCCGATTGCCCGGCGGGGTGAGCCGCTGGACCGGCACCAAGGATCTGTCGTGGGTTCCGCTGAAGATGGGCCTGGTGGCCGAAGTGTCGTTCACGCAGCTGCAAGGCGACCCGTCGGGGTCGTGGGGTCCGCCCGCCCGGTTCCGTGCCACCGCTCGGTTCAAACGCTGGCGTCCCGACCGCGAGCCGGAGTCGTGCCGCTACGACCAGCTCGATGTCGCACCGCCGATCGAGCTACGGCAGATCTTCGCGGCAGGTCAGCAATGA
- a CDS encoding acyl-CoA carboxylase subunit beta, with protein sequence MPEHPIAERLVQLKERKAEAQQPGSERAVARQHERGKMLARERIEYLLDDGSFNELDLLARHRAPEGALAERPYTDGVITGWGTIDGRKVFVFSQDFTVFGGALGEVFAEKIHKMMDLALKVGAPVIGLNDGAGARIQEGPVSLASYGGIFYRNVQASGVTPQISVILGPCAGGAVYSPAMTDFIFMVRESSHMFITGPDVVKTVTGEEVTLEELGGAMSHATKSGVATFVSDDEKSCLDDVRFLFSYLPSNNLEEPPHFASSDDPNRLCPELIDLMPASPNIPYDMKTVVESVVDDGEYFEYFPHWAGSIVCAFARLDGHPVGIVGNQPMMLAGVLDIESSEKAARFVRTCDAFNIPLVTFVDVPGFLPGVDQEYGGIIRHGAKLLYSYCESTVPRIQVITRKAYGGAYVVMNSKSIGADLAFAWPSAELAVMGPQGAVEIVYRKELEAADDPEARRAELVDEYTEKFCNPYVAAERGFVDDVIDPAETRVRLINGLELLRSKREELPKRKHGNVPL encoded by the coding sequence ATGCCCGAACACCCCATCGCCGAGCGGCTGGTGCAGCTCAAAGAACGCAAAGCCGAAGCGCAGCAGCCCGGCTCGGAGCGTGCGGTGGCCCGCCAGCACGAGCGCGGCAAGATGCTCGCCCGCGAGCGCATCGAGTACCTGCTCGACGACGGATCGTTCAACGAGCTCGACCTCCTCGCCCGCCACCGTGCGCCCGAGGGCGCGCTGGCCGAGCGGCCCTACACCGACGGCGTCATCACCGGCTGGGGCACCATCGACGGTCGCAAGGTGTTCGTGTTCTCGCAGGACTTCACGGTGTTCGGCGGGGCGCTCGGCGAGGTCTTCGCCGAGAAGATCCACAAGATGATGGATCTGGCACTCAAGGTGGGCGCACCGGTCATCGGCCTCAACGACGGCGCGGGCGCCCGCATCCAGGAAGGGCCGGTCAGCCTGGCCAGCTACGGCGGCATCTTCTACCGCAACGTGCAGGCGTCGGGTGTGACGCCGCAGATCAGCGTGATCCTCGGCCCCTGCGCGGGCGGCGCGGTGTACAGCCCGGCCATGACCGACTTCATCTTCATGGTCCGCGAGTCGAGCCACATGTTCATCACTGGTCCCGATGTCGTGAAGACCGTGACCGGCGAGGAAGTCACCCTCGAGGAGCTCGGTGGCGCCATGAGCCACGCCACCAAGTCAGGCGTGGCGACGTTCGTGTCCGACGACGAGAAGTCGTGCCTCGACGATGTGCGCTTCTTGTTCAGCTACCTGCCCTCCAACAACTTGGAGGAGCCGCCGCACTTCGCGTCGTCTGACGACCCGAACCGCCTGTGCCCCGAGCTGATCGACCTGATGCCGGCCAGCCCCAACATCCCCTACGACATGAAGACGGTCGTCGAATCGGTGGTCGACGACGGCGAGTACTTCGAGTACTTCCCCCACTGGGCCGGTTCGATCGTGTGCGCGTTCGCCCGGCTCGACGGCCACCCCGTCGGCATCGTCGGGAACCAGCCGATGATGCTCGCCGGCGTGCTCGACATCGAGAGCTCCGAGAAGGCCGCCCGCTTCGTCCGCACATGCGACGCGTTCAACATCCCGCTGGTGACGTTCGTCGACGTGCCCGGCTTCCTGCCCGGCGTCGACCAGGAGTACGGCGGCATCATCCGTCACGGGGCCAAGCTGCTGTACAGCTACTGCGAGTCGACCGTGCCGCGGATCCAGGTCATCACCCGCAAGGCGTACGGCGGCGCCTACGTCGTGATGAACTCCAAGTCGATCGGCGCCGACCTCGCGTTCGCGTGGCCGTCTGCCGAGCTGGCGGTCATGGGCCCCCAAGGCGCGGTGGAGATCGTGTACCGCAAGGAGCTGGAGGCCGCCGATGACCCGGAGGCCAGGCGCGCCGAGCTGGTCGACGAGTACACGGAGAAGTTCTGCAACCCTTACGTGGCGGCCGAGCGAGGGTTCGTCGACGACGTGATCGACCCGGCCGAGACCCGCGTACGTCTCATCAACGGGCTCGAGCTGCTGCGCTCCAAGCGCGAGGAGCTCCCCAAGCGCAAGCACGGGAACGTCCCGCTGTGA
- a CDS encoding nitroreductase family protein translates to MATLDLTPDELLSTTRAVRKRLDLSRPVDPALIRECIELATQAPTGSNSQGWHFVVVTDEAKRRQLGEWYREAFQMFYGNPDAVTDALPADDPDYVAATKRVIDSATYLAEHMGEVPVLVIPCITGRLDNAPPAMQAGVWGSIMPAVWNFMLAARARGLGTCWTSLHLLHERDTAELLGLPDDVCQAALIPVAHTIGTDFKPGPRRALDRVIHHDTW, encoded by the coding sequence ATGGCAACGCTCGACCTCACGCCCGACGAGTTGCTGTCGACCACCCGCGCCGTGCGCAAGCGGCTCGACCTCTCCCGACCGGTGGATCCGGCGCTGATCCGCGAGTGCATCGAGCTCGCCACGCAAGCGCCCACCGGGTCGAACTCGCAAGGCTGGCACTTCGTGGTGGTGACCGACGAAGCCAAGCGGCGCCAGCTCGGCGAGTGGTACCGCGAGGCGTTCCAGATGTTCTACGGCAACCCCGACGCGGTCACTGATGCGCTGCCGGCCGACGACCCCGACTACGTGGCGGCCACCAAGCGGGTCATCGACTCGGCCACCTACCTCGCCGAGCACATGGGCGAAGTACCGGTGCTGGTGATCCCCTGCATCACCGGGCGGCTCGACAACGCCCCGCCTGCCATGCAAGCCGGGGTGTGGGGCTCGATCATGCCCGCGGTGTGGAACTTCATGTTGGCGGCGCGCGCCCGTGGCCTGGGCACCTGCTGGACCTCGCTCCACCTGCTGCATGAGCGCGACACCGCCGAGCTGCTGGGCCTGCCCGACGACGTGTGCCAAGCCGCGCTGATCCCCGTCGCCCACACCATCGGCACCGACTTCAAGCCGGGCCCCCGCCGCGCCCTCGACCGCGTGATCCACCACGACACCTGGTGA
- a CDS encoding right-handed parallel beta-helix repeat-containing protein, with protein sequence MKATRPRTTGRKATAALLGMLLAVSVVAACGSSKKGAAGTSGRTLKVPSDYKTITAAVQAAKPGDLVLVAPGVYHEAVDVTTNDIVIRGEDRNKVILDGDFTKANGIRVLNAKGVAVENMTARDYKSNGFFWTGSDGYRGSYLTAYRNGDYGVYAFKSTHGLFENSYASGSPDAGFYIGGCQPCDALIRNVVSEYNGLGYSGTNSGGNLVIMTSTFRHNRAGVVPNTGSYEPCYPERDNTIVGNLVYDNNYDQGPAIDSARLAQENGILIAGGWNNKVLRNLVYDHKLTGIALVPYPETNPSDVVPTNPPKTCAEQAQQPKPTNVPAAELWPSKGNTVEGNVVRDSGLADLATADSDASAKNCFADNTSKVTAPLDLETLLPCSGTGSGDFTKGPLDLAKLVARETAPSGDYKTQPVPAPQPNMPDAKSAKAVPATNVPPTVDIDAVKVPKAPS encoded by the coding sequence ATGAAGGCAACGAGGCCGAGGACCACCGGTCGCAAGGCGACCGCCGCGCTGCTCGGCATGTTGTTGGCGGTGAGCGTGGTGGCCGCCTGCGGGTCGTCGAAGAAGGGCGCCGCCGGCACGTCCGGCCGTACGTTGAAGGTGCCCTCGGACTACAAGACGATCACCGCCGCGGTGCAGGCCGCCAAGCCGGGCGACCTCGTCTTGGTGGCGCCGGGCGTGTACCACGAGGCGGTCGACGTGACCACGAACGACATCGTGATCCGCGGCGAGGACCGCAACAAGGTCATCCTCGACGGCGACTTCACCAAGGCCAACGGCATTCGTGTGCTGAACGCCAAAGGCGTGGCCGTCGAGAACATGACCGCCCGCGACTACAAGAGCAACGGGTTCTTCTGGACCGGTTCCGACGGCTACCGCGGCTCGTACCTCACTGCCTACCGCAACGGCGACTACGGGGTCTACGCGTTCAAGTCGACGCACGGCCTGTTCGAGAACAGCTACGCGTCGGGGAGCCCGGATGCCGGTTTCTACATCGGTGGCTGCCAGCCGTGCGACGCGCTGATCCGCAACGTCGTGTCGGAGTACAACGGCCTTGGCTACTCGGGCACCAACAGCGGCGGCAACCTCGTCATCATGACGTCGACGTTCCGTCACAACCGTGCGGGCGTGGTGCCCAACACCGGCAGCTACGAGCCCTGCTACCCCGAGCGCGACAACACGATCGTCGGCAACCTCGTCTACGACAACAACTACGACCAGGGTCCCGCCATCGACAGCGCGCGCCTCGCGCAGGAGAACGGCATCCTCATCGCGGGTGGCTGGAACAACAAGGTCCTGCGCAACTTGGTGTACGACCACAAGCTCACCGGCATCGCGCTCGTCCCGTACCCGGAGACGAACCCGTCCGACGTGGTGCCCACCAACCCGCCCAAGACCTGCGCGGAGCAGGCCCAGCAACCCAAGCCCACCAACGTGCCCGCTGCCGAGCTGTGGCCGTCGAAGGGCAACACCGTCGAGGGCAACGTCGTGCGCGACTCGGGCCTGGCCGACCTGGCCACGGCCGACAGCGACGCCAGCGCCAAGAACTGCTTCGCCGACAACACGTCCAAGGTGACAGCACCGCTCGACCTCGAGACGCTGCTGCCGTGCAGCGGAACGGGATCCGGCGACTTCACCAAGGGACCGCTCGACCTCGCCAAGTTGGTCGCTCGTGAGACCGCGCCGTCGGGCGACTACAAGACCCAGCCGGTGCCGGCACCACAGCCGAACATGCCGGACGCCAAGTCCGCCAAGGCGGTGCCGGCCACGAACGTGCCGCCGACCGTCGACATCGACGCGGTCAAGGTTCCCAAGGCCCCGAGTTGA
- a CDS encoding DUF1996 domain-containing protein, translating to MTAPGAAARRAAVGVLAVVLVAAAVGLAGWAAATGSGPTTAASAAPVNPNQSLTSFGGQFLASCPYSHTRPDDPIVHMGMPGMSHLHEFFGNDTTDAATTFASLRRGSSTCSEAGDRSGYWVPALYVGAKRVPPVRVDAYYRVPNGVKPAAVRPFPDGLEALAGNQHATATQSLDVVAWTCGLSPDLTTSPPSTCGPDRPLQLRLTFPSCWDGHHAASADHVSHLAYPTAAGCPGSHPVPIPQLTLAVHYPVYGKLGEVHLASGSTVTAHGDFFDGWDPARLRAQVAGCLNRDVTCGIVGGTFHTGPGSGDRDTYNLPAYSGDES from the coding sequence TTGACGGCTCCCGGTGCAGCCGCCCGCCGGGCGGCGGTGGGCGTGCTGGCCGTGGTGCTGGTTGCGGCCGCGGTCGGCCTCGCGGGCTGGGCTGCCGCCACCGGCTCCGGTCCCACGACGGCCGCGTCGGCGGCCCCGGTGAACCCCAACCAGTCACTCACCTCCTTCGGCGGGCAGTTCCTCGCGTCGTGCCCGTACAGTCACACGCGCCCCGACGACCCGATCGTGCACATGGGCATGCCGGGCATGTCGCACTTGCACGAGTTCTTCGGCAACGACACCACCGACGCGGCCACCACGTTCGCCAGCTTGCGTCGCGGTTCGAGCACCTGCAGCGAGGCCGGTGACCGATCCGGCTACTGGGTGCCGGCGCTGTACGTCGGCGCGAAGCGAGTACCGCCGGTGCGGGTCGACGCGTACTACCGGGTCCCCAACGGCGTGAAGCCGGCGGCCGTCCGCCCCTTCCCCGACGGCCTCGAAGCGCTGGCCGGCAACCAGCACGCCACCGCCACCCAGTCGCTCGACGTCGTGGCGTGGACGTGCGGCTTGTCGCCGGACCTGACGACCTCGCCGCCGTCGACCTGCGGGCCCGACCGGCCTCTGCAACTCCGCCTGACGTTCCCCTCTTGCTGGGATGGCCATCACGCGGCCAGCGCCGACCACGTGTCGCACCTCGCGTACCCCACGGCCGCCGGCTGCCCCGGGTCGCACCCGGTGCCCATCCCGCAACTGACGCTGGCGGTGCACTACCCGGTGTACGGCAAGCTCGGCGAAGTGCACCTCGCCTCGGGATCGACGGTCACCGCACACGGCGACTTCTTCGACGGTTGGGACCCGGCCCGGCTGCGGGCGCAGGTCGCCGGCTGCCTGAACCGCGACGTGACCTGCGGGATCGTGGGCGGCACGTTCCACACCGGCCCGGGCTCGGGCGACCGCGACACGTACAACCTCCCGGCGTACTCCGGCGACGAGTCGTGA